The Vibrio kanaloae genome has a window encoding:
- the hpt gene encoding hypoxanthine phosphoribosyltransferase — protein sequence MKHTVEVMISEQEVQDRVNELGKQITEHYKGSEDLVLVGLLRGSFVFMADLARAIDLTHQVDFMTASSYGNGTESSRDVRILKDLDDDIQGKDVLLVEDIIDTGNTLTKVKEILSLRGPKSIEICTLLDKPSRREVIVDTKWIGFEIPDEFVVGVGIDYAQKYRHLPYIGKVVPQE from the coding sequence GCAAGAAGTTCAGGATCGAGTGAACGAACTAGGCAAACAGATCACGGAGCACTATAAAGGGAGTGAAGATCTCGTTTTAGTTGGCTTATTACGTGGATCTTTTGTCTTTATGGCGGATCTTGCTCGTGCTATCGATTTAACTCACCAAGTTGATTTCATGACCGCATCTAGCTACGGCAATGGCACGGAAAGCTCACGTGATGTTCGTATTTTGAAAGATCTTGATGATGATATCCAAGGTAAAGACGTTCTACTTGTCGAAGACATTATCGATACTGGTAACACACTGACTAAAGTGAAAGAGATTTTGAGCCTACGCGGTCCTAAATCTATCGAAATTTGTACACTGTTGGATAAGCCTTCTCGCCGTGAAGTGATTGTAGATACTAAATGGATTGGTTTTGAAATTCCTGATGAGTTCGTTGTTGGTGTGGGTATCGACTACGCACAAAAATACCGTCACTTACCATACATCGGTAAAGTGGTTCCTCAAGAGTAA
- the can gene encoding carbonate dehydratase: MPEIKQLFENNSKWSESIRSERPEYFTTLEEGQNPGFLWIGCSDSRVPAERLTGLYSGELFVHRNVANQVVHTDLNCLSVVQYAVDVLKVKHIIICGHYGCGGVNAAIDNPKLGLINNWLLHIRDNYLKYRKQIESLPREQWGDKLCEINVAEQVYNLGNSTILQTAWERGQDVEIHGVVYGIGNGKLQDLGVRCSSNDTLESSHLDALNKILSTPILG, from the coding sequence ATGCCAGAAATTAAACAGCTTTTTGAAAACAATTCTAAATGGTCAGAGTCAATTCGCTCTGAACGCCCTGAATACTTTACTACGCTTGAAGAAGGGCAAAATCCTGGTTTCCTATGGATCGGCTGCTCTGATAGCCGTGTACCGGCCGAGCGTCTCACCGGTTTGTATTCTGGCGAACTGTTTGTTCACCGAAATGTGGCCAACCAAGTGGTTCATACCGACCTGAACTGCTTATCTGTTGTACAGTACGCTGTGGATGTACTCAAAGTTAAACACATTATTATCTGTGGCCACTACGGTTGTGGCGGTGTTAATGCTGCGATAGATAACCCTAAGCTTGGCTTGATCAATAACTGGTTACTTCACATCCGTGACAACTACCTAAAATATCGTAAGCAAATTGAGTCTTTACCTCGTGAACAATGGGGTGACAAACTATGCGAAATTAACGTCGCAGAACAAGTTTATAACCTAGGCAATTCAACCATCCTACAAACGGCATGGGAACGCGGTCAAGACGTTGAAATCCACGGCGTTGTTTATGGTATAGGCAATGGCAAACTGCAAGACCTTGGCGTACGTTGCTCAAGCAATGACACATTAGAGAGTAGCCACTTAGATGCGCTCAATAAGATCTTGTCGACGCCAATTCTTGGCTAA